In the genome of Arachis stenosperma cultivar V10309 chromosome 2, arast.V10309.gnm1.PFL2, whole genome shotgun sequence, the window ACTATGGAGATTGGATTTGGAGACAATtgtcttttttcattttttttttctttggtcaTTTTTATTTGGATAGGCTTCTTTGGTTGTTTAGAAAGCCCAAAGAGCTCTAAAATGTCAAAATAAGCCCAAGTCTAGAAACATAACtcccaaaaaattaaatttggttGGGCCTTTTGGCCCACACTGCAAccaaaaagaaatttaaaatttggttgaaaatattatatattatatatggcTATATGCAAATGAAAAATCCCATGCACACAAAATAGTAACTCTTAGTCTCTTACTAAATGAAACAATCAATATAccattattaattaataacataCATATTTTTTAGGAACTGATTGAAGAATTATTAGTAATTAAACTGAATAATACGTTTAGATTTATGGAAGTGTCACCCTTATATATCCCTTCCATCTACCATATATTTTCATTATCTCTAATAATTTGCATAATTATAGACACATAAATGAATACAGGAATTCTTGAAGTGCTTCTTGTTAATGCTAAAGGAATTAAGCACACAAACCTTGTTGGTATATATATCCCCCTTccatcccttttctttttcttttaactCAAATTTAGAAATTTTCTTTGGTTATAACTAATTTTTGGCATTATATAGGAATACCTTCCTATTATGTTATTATTGAGTGTGGGTGTCAAtgtcaaagaagcaaagtttCAAAAGGTTAGACtaccttaattaattaatgtttcTTTATTTCCGTAGTgattctaaattctaattaaataGTAACCTGAGTAATTAATGATGATACAGGGAAACATAAGAAACCTTGGTGGAATGAGAAATTCATATTTGATTTCTCATCTTTGGATTATAAAAATTCAACCTATGTTAACTGCACAATCATGGACACAAAACCCTATAGACATGGTGGATTTGTGGGTGAAGccaagtaattaattaattcatctcattcatatttttttcttactCTTTGTTTGATGTCTTAAAGTTAAAAATCAGACAATAAACTTTATAGAAAAGTgtgtaataattttaattttaattggtattatattattacaaatatttagtaacaaaaaattaactaaaaataattagaatttattttatttaatatttattaattattgttagaaTTAATAAATGCTAATAAATAAGATTAATGTTTCGAAAATTACCTGAAACTTAGTTCTTATTAGGTTTGGACGTGAAGTCTAGACTCTTTGTGAATATATTGAGATTCTCCTTCGAGATGAATTGAGAGATAATAAGAAATATTTTAGGTATCGGTTGCTTAGTCAAATAAGCAGAACAGATCTCCATTATCGTAGAGATCAGATAAAAGAAGTCACCTTTattaaatgaatttttaatcttttaaaccaagctttatattttgggtcagaatataaacaataaatttagaaactattatcattatattatataaacaAATCTTACTCATAAGCAATTTATTAACAAATGTTAACacttaattcattaattttttttcgttctttgaaagatatatatatatatatatatatatatatatatatatatattgtgaaaTTAGTTGGCTAGTGGACTTCTTATCTCTAtataatttcatatttatgaATCTTATTTTGAATTCATTTTCCTACAAAGCAGGGTTTACATAGGTGGATTAATCACCGAAGGAATTAAAGAAGGACATATAGAAATAAAACCAACTCCATATAATGTGGTCCTTGAAGATCACACATACCAAGGACAGATAAAGATTGGATTAaaattctttgcaaatgtaataataaatttaattctgCTTTTATTTTGTGTGTGTTGAATTTAATTATCGAAATGATAATCAAcaattaattagtatttaattttttgcagAAAGAAAATTATGAGTATGTGAATGTGATGGGGAAAGAATTCATTGCTCCCAAGAAAGAAACAAATTCAATTTTTGGATCTTTTATGAAGCTATGGAGGACAATATCATGGTGGAAAGTATTGCTTTTCTGTAATAAAAAGAGTTCTAATTAAAGAGAAAGTAATAAAGAGAAATTAAGattatcatttaattttgaTAGAATTTATAGAAACTATAATGGCTGCT includes:
- the LOC130961146 gene encoding elicitor-responsive protein 3, which translates into the protein MNTGILEVLLVNAKGIKHTNLVGIPSYYVIIECGCQCQRSKVSKGKHKKPWWNEKFIFDFSSLDYKNSTYVNCTIMDTKPYRHGGFVGEAKVYIGGLITEGIKEGHIEIKPTPYNVVLEDHTYQGQIKIGLKFFANKENYEYVNVMGKEFIAPKKETNSIFGSFMKLWRTISWWKGQFDPDWGNLADSIGVVTNNPAEDDNNLQ